One Strix aluco isolate bStrAlu1 chromosome 19, bStrAlu1.hap1, whole genome shotgun sequence genomic window, GTGGAAATCAGGAGCTGCCTTGGCGTGCTGCCCCGTGCAACTTGTCCTGTATCGGTGGCGACTGCTGATAGTCCCAGGAGATTCTGCCCTCTAACGTGACACCCATTTCCCGAGTCCCTCAGCCATCTTTCACCCTTGCCACAGAAGGCAGTTGTGCCTGGTTTGCGCAGTCGGACCCTCTTCTGTCTGGAGATGGGCTGTTTGCTGGTtcccctgccaggctgcagagcatcTTGTGGAGCAGCGCAGGTCCGCACAATAGCGGGAAGTGAGAGTGGAGGCTGTGCTTGCTGCCTCTGCCTTGAGGAGAGGGTCCAGATCAGAGACCAGAGCGCACTGCCTGCTGCGGGGAAGCTAAGGCTTAGCTCTAGCTTGGTTTTGGGAGAAGACATTAGCCAGACTGCAGCTGAACAGCTGGAAGGAGAGCTGCAGTAGAAGTGAATGTTGCTGGAATGAGCAGGTCAATATGGTGTAAGCAAGCGTGAGTCATTCCAGGCCACTCAAACGAGGTCTTGGACCATCCTACACCTTCCAGCAGGAGCCCTTGGCCTCCTGATCACCACCGTGATGTGGTTATCTAGGCCCAGAACAAACCTTGTCCTCACAAACGCTTGTGAAAACAACTCGGTATTTGCAGAAGCCTGCACATCCAAACCATTGCCTAATCCTGGTGAGAAGTGACCACCGAGAGGAGGCTTACAGATCCTGCCCTGCTGGTCCACTGCCCATGCAGCCGTACCCAGGGTGTGTATGTGGCGGGGTGGTGTgccccaggggatggggacaaCAGCCATAGGCAGGCTCAGGGTGTCACCTGGCAGCTGTAACTACCCCAGCAGAGCGACTGTGAGGAGCAGCCTGGCTGACAGGGCGTCCTGGGCTGCTGCACCCGCTCCAAGGGCGCAGACCCCCACACATGGAGCACGGCAAGGGGGACATGAGCCCTTGCTGCTGCCCCGAAGGCAGGGTGGCTGGTGCGGCCATTGTCTGGCTGCCTCGCTCTTGCCAGAGGTGCTGCCTGCATGGCTTCAGCCAGCGATGGGGTCACGGGAGCTGGAATGAGATTATTGCAATATCAAGTGCGATGCTTCCCAGTAACTGAACCAGCCCAGGTGGCGTTGGGCAGCCCGCTTGTGAGGTGGATTTGTGCTTCGTCGTCTCCTTAATCCCTCTGTTGCTGCGGTGCGTGAGGCAGGTAGAAGTGATGCTGTGCATTAACGCTGTTATCCTCAATGAAGAAAATCCTGTGTGGGAAGAACACACTCTTACCATGTGAGCTTTTAAGTCCTTGTCTGCACAGATGCCTGCGGCAGCTGTAATTTTAACATCTAACGTATTCTTTAGGCATCTCAGAAGCATGCCCTGTGCTTACGGGAAACGGAAAAGATGAACACCCCGTAGCTGTGGTATTGTTAATCCGTGCGGCTGGCTCGTAACCCTGGACCATCTCCACCCTCTCGCTTTGACTGTCCCTCTTGCCTGCATCACGCAGTCTGACTCTCATCCCGCAGGTCAAAGGCATCTCTTTCCTAGAAGATTTTTCTCGTCCTGGAAAACGCTGATCTTCTAAGAGATGGAGAATACCTCAAATAAAACCCAGCCTGTCCCTTTTGCTGGGGGACTGGACCACGGCGTGATTTCCCAGCTGGCTCCCTCTGGGATGGGAGCAGATGCTGGATGACAGAGCAGGATTTTCCAAGCCAGCTGCCGTCTCCTGCTTCTCACTAGAGATGCACGGGAACACCCGAAGGTGTGATGGGAACATCAAGTGACTGGGGCTTAACCCGAgtgtctctcttctctctccctctctcaatACAGGTGACGGAGCTGAATGAGCCTCTGTCCAACGAAGAGAGGAACCTGTTGTCCGTTGCCTACAAAAACGTGGTGGGGGCACGGCGCTCCTCTTGGCGAGTTATCAGCAGCATTGAGCAGAAGACCTCTGCTGATGGAAATGAGAAGAAGATAGAAATGGTGCGGGCCTACCGTGAGAAGATCGAGAAGGAGTTGGAAGCGGTGTGCCAGGATGTGCTGAGCCTGCTGGACAACTACCTGATCAAGAACTGCAGCGAGACACAGTACGAGAGCAAAGTCTTCTACCTGAAGATGAAAGGGGACTATTACCGCTACCTGGCCGAAGTGGCCACTGGCGAGAAGAGGGCAACCGTGGTGGAGTCTTCGGAGAAAGCCTATAGCGAAGCCCATGAGATCAGCAAGGAGCACATGCAGCCAACCCACCCCATCCGGCTCGGTCTGGCGCTTAACTACTCGGTTTTCTACTACGAGATCCAGAACGCGCCGGAGCAGGCCTGCCACCTGGCCAAGACGGCCTTCGATGACGCCATTGCCGAGCTAGACACCCTCAACGAGGACTCCTACAAGGACTCAACGCTCATCATGCAGCTCCTCCGCGACAACCTAACGCTCTGGACGAGCGATCAGCAAGACGACGACGGTGGAGAAGGCAACAACTAGACCCCCCCGATGGACTGGCAGCCGCACGCTGATGCTAACTACtgcagtctttatttttttcccacgagtgggggggggtcaggggtgggggagggaaagggaggggacACCTTCCCAGGGAGGCCCCCCCACAACCTGTCTTTGATTGCCTCGTTGACATTTTTGCCAAAACACCACTAGTGGAAGTCAGGCTGGCTGTGCTGGTATGGAATAGCAGCCTCACTGGCATATGGACTGTTCTGTAGATTATTAATACAAGTGGAGCTGTCTTTAATTTAACTTTATCGCtagaaataaaaaggttttaaGATGAATTTGCGTGGATGGAATGGCCCTCGTTTTTAAGGAAAGcaacgcaaaaaaaaaaaaaaaaaagggagttcTGTGGTTCCAGTAAGGCTTCATGCGTTTGTTGCTTCAGTCCAAGTGCCGTGTGTCCGTACCACGTCGCGGGGCGTCTCTCCGCAGCGCTCTGCCTGGCAGGGCGTAGCTTAAAATCCCCAAATTgagaaggaatttaaaaaaataaaactacagaatttGAGGCTTGCAAAGCCCCAGGATTTAGGCcatccaatcttttttttttttttttttttcccttttgttaagATATTTATTAGGGTAGCTTACAGTATTAACACTAAATTGCGGTTTACAGTGTTTCTACATTACAGCCATATGACATCAAGCCTTtattgtctgttttttcttttgctagttCTTTTGGCTTGCCTTCCTGATCAGTCCTCGCCTGTGGACTGGCTTTAGCTATTCTGTGTCACCCAAGGCAAGAAGACCGCCCGCCCAAGGAACATCAAAGCTGCTCTAGTTTTTTGGTCAACAGCTTAACAGGTGCTTGGCTAGCGGCTGTTTCAACTATTTTAAGTCCACAGCAAAAGGTTTAAGAACTTAATTAGTCAAGGGGGAAGTGTTTAAACTTAAAATGccacttaaataaaaaataaaaaaaaaaaattaaaaaaaagagcattcaGGTCTGTATGTCATGTACTGTGTTTGGTATTTCAAAAGACCATCCTGATTTAAGGTGCCACAGCTGCTTCCTCAGGGATTGCACTGCCATTTCACTCTGCCTGACTTTCTCCCACTGTACCATGAGGTTTGTCAGCAGATCTCCGGCACCCAGGCTCCCTTGTTTGTCACCAGGGAAGCCAGGTGCGTTTTCCTTTCTCCTGGGGAAGCTTGTGGTGTAATGAGTGAACTTCAGGAGCTTAGAAACTAATTTGGTAGAGAAATCCTCAAGGGAAGAGCTACAATCATAGACATTTCTATCAACCATCGGGAGCCCAGGAACTTAGTTCTCTTCTTAGCAAAACCTTTTCCGAGTTTGTCTGATCTGGCTGGGGGTGGGAGACAGGGCATCTGAGTTGCTTAGCAGGTAATATTTACCCCATtttgaataaatttttaatttttatttttacatcattgTTGGAAGTTCACTGCTGTTCTCTGGCTCACGGAGTGCTGTGCCACGTAGCTTTTCACCTAAAGCTGCGCAGTAAGGAAAAATCGCACTCGTgcgttttatttttattttttaggaaacAGGCTTTCATTGTCCCTTTCGAGAGTCAGTCCGCAAACAAACAGCGCGTCGTGGTGTTGCACACACGGTACAGCTGCTCCTGCTGTCGGGTCGCACGGGGAGACGTCGCTCCAGCTCCCTCCCCGCTGTCAAACGAAGCCGCTACCCCAACTCCTCGGGGAACGAGCGGAGCCGAGGCCGGTGCTCGGCCTCCAGATATTGCCCCGGTGATGCtggcaaagcttttttttttttttttttgaccaggaTGCCTTCGCACACAGAGTCTTGCCCAGCCTCGCTCGCGGCGAGCGAGGAGGCGCGTCCGCCGGGTGCACGGTGTGCAGCATCCCGGGGCGAGATGCTTGTGGTGCCGGTACGTGCCGTGGACTGGAAAATCGCTTTAGGCTTCTTACCTTCCTTTGATTGACCCTTGTGTCCCGTGAGCAGTGTTGTCCCAGCTGTATAATTTGGAAGTGATTTACTGGAATTAcaaaaactatctttttttttttttttttttttggcttttgctcTGGCTGCTTTAGGAAACTTAATGCAGGAGAGATGGCACAAGAGGGCTAAAAACAGAGTGGGGGTCAGGAACTTGATTTTTAAGCAGCTTGAATGGTTTCTTTCGTTTTTTAAGAGATGCACTTGCCTATGATACTGTCTCTCCAGTGAAATGATTACTGCTCCATTACTCTATTGATACAATATTGTGCATGCTAGTGTCGTATTTCTATACAGTAGCTTGAAATTTATTAACTTATACTGTAGATGTTATGTATTCCTATGACAAAATAGtcttcaaaaattttttaaagttttttaatttatttttttcttttgggggtaAAGTTTGCTCTACCAAATAGTGATCGTAACAAACTGATCTGTTATGGATGTTGCTATAGTGACATGCAATTAtatatgattttgtttttaaaaaggaaaaaaaagcaaaagaaaacaccaGTGTTAGCTTAATCTTAATGTCTGGTGTTCGTCATGGTGAAATTATAACTATTACAGTGTAGGAGAACAATGACTGTGTTCTTTGAATGAGCCTTTGTTTGTGCTTTTTGTCATGTTATGCAGTGAACTATTTTTAAGGTCTAATCAGTGATTATTTTTCCAACTCCGTGTTTCTGTAAGGAATTATTTCACACACGGACCATTCTTAGCAGTTTTTCCTCAGTGATGGAATATCATGAATGTGAGTCATTATGTAGCCGTCGTACATTGAGCAAATAAACTTACAGATCTGACGTCAGTGCTGCTTAATTGTTATCGCCTGTCTCGAGTTTCTGGGGGGCTCCATGGGATGGGGGGGCTCCCCCTCACCGTCGGGGCTTgggagccagggcaggcagcGGAGGCTGGGAGTAAacagccttttctgctcctctggGGGCCTTCTCCCTTCCGTGGGGTGAATGGTTCACCAGGCTCCTGGCCCTCCCAGGCACcgggagctgtggggctgggccctGGGTGCTCCCTGGGAttagggggggggtgggggggtgcctccccacctgcctgcctccctcccccgtGGTTTTTCCGCTCGAAGCCGCGCGCGGTGACTCACGCTGTAAAAATACTCCCCTCCCTTGGAAACCATAAACCGAAACTGTGCCTTGACTCACGCGCCCTGCGAGGGACCCTGGGGGGGCGCAGGACAGACACCCCCGGGAAGGGGCTGGGAACAACCCCCAGTGATGGcaaagaggggctgggggctcacCGTGCACCCCCATCCCAGCACCGCTGCTCGCTGGCAGCCTCCTTGTGAAAGCCAGGGTGGCTTTGTGGGTGGCGAGAGCTGCCGTGGGCTCAGCCCTGCATGGGACCCGTGGCCACCCACTCCGGCATGGccacaggagaggggagggggctggggatgCCCCTCGGGGGgcttcttcccttcccttggGCTGGCAAACCCAGCCGATGGCCACTGTGCTGCCCAGGAGGGTGCTGTGGAAGGAGGACCTGATCCTGCCCAGCTGAGCCTGGCCCAGCGCCCTCCCAAGCCCGGATTAGCCCCACATCTCCCCCAGCGTGACCCCCTCCTCCCCTCGCTGGTGGGGCCTCAATTTCCCCACCTGGAGGGGAAAAGCTGGAGCAGCACCTGGTGCCCCGGGCAGTGTCAGGGCCCgggtgggtgggtgtgggggtgtcAGTGTCCCCCAGAGATGCACCGGAggggcagagagagaaggaaagagcgTGAGCCAGCGGGCGGGGGCCTCCTCACCACTTGCCAGGCAGAATTTAGCCCTAAACTGGGGCACTATATGTGCCCGGGGCAGCACAGACACAAGCAGaggcgctggggagggggcacagccccTGCCTGGCACCCGCAGgtctcctctctcccctgcaggcaggggggctgcaggcaccTCCCGTTCACCCCAACTCCATGCTGGAGCCTGACAGATGGATGCGCCCACCCCCCCCGACGCATGAGACCTGCCAGACTCATTGCACCACACCCCTCTGGCGTTcatccacacccccccccacccgcccagGCTGGGCTGCCAGTGGCTGCTACTCACTATGGAAACCATCTCCATCAATCTGGTTGCCGTGGCCACCCATCCCCAAAATTACCTGCTcacagtgggggggggggtcccccaaGCACACACGTGACCCCCAGAGGAGCTGACCTCTGCCCCAACCTGGGCATCGCACCTGAGACCTGTCAAACTCATTGCACCTGAGACTGCTGGGGCAGAGGGGTTGGGGCTCAGGGAGGAGGGACTCGGGGGGCACACGGAGTTCCCGGGTCTCGGAGATGGGCCTCGCAGCTGCAGGATTCCTCCCAGGTCACCGTCTGCCTCCAGGATGACTCAGGGGGGATTAGTGGGATTTGTCGGAGCGGGAACATCGCAGCCGCGGGCCTGGCCTCGGCCATGTAGGGCCAGTCCTGCCTGGGGGCGCGGGGGCACGAGGGGCACGGGGCCAGCTGGGGATGAAAGGCATCAGGACCATGACCCCCCTCACACCACATCCAGCCCCCCAGCACGGCTGCAGCCTGAGCTGAACCCCCCCTCAGCCTGCCCAGCCCATCACGATGGCGTgaaaggaaggggggggacacGCTGAGGGGGCAGGGTTGGGTCTAGACGGCCCACACTGCTGGGGACCCGGGTGTGTCCTGGTCAGAGCTTCTGTCCATGAAGCCCCTGTTTGCCCTCAGGCTCCCCTGCGATGCTGGGAGGGGCGTGTGCTTGTTTTTCAGGCATGTAGAGACCCAGGATGGTGACACTGGGGCGTTGAGACCCAAAATGTCCAGATCCAGGATGCTGAGACCCCGAGGTTTGGAGACGAGGGATGGTGAGACCCAGAGTGCTGAGCTCTGGGGTTTGGGAGACCCAGAATTTTGAGGACCAGGCGTGTAAGAGACCCAGGTCGTCAGACACATGGGATGTTGGAGACCTGGGGTGTTGAGACCTGGAATTTTGGAGACCTGGGATGCCAGATACTGAGGATGTGGAAAACTGGGATGCTGAGCCCAGGATGCTGGAGACTTGGCATGTGGAGACCAGAGATTTTGGAGACTTGGGATGTTGGAGGCCAGGATGTGGGGAGCTGAAATGTAGGACACCTGGCATGTGGGACATCCAGGATAGGGAGACCTGCGGTGTGAAAACCCAGGATGTTGACCCCAGGATGCTGAGCCCGGGGTGTGAAGACCTGGGATGTGGAGCCCCGGGATGCTGACCCCAGGCAGTTGAGCAGGGCTTGGTGGCCCTCCCGCTGGCCATGCTggccccaggcagccccagcccggTGCTCAGACAAGGCATGGGGACAGGTTTCTTTCACCACTTTTTATTCCAACTGATTCTACCGGTTCCTTCACATTTATTCAAGGCACTCGGTGACCGGGTGagtacaaaataaacagtaaaaaggGGGCTGCAAGCAGGGAGGGGTGTGAGGATGCAGCTTgtgcgggggtgggggggcaacggcagcttctcctcctcctcctcctcctcctcggtgCCACCTACTTCTTGGCTGGCTCCTTGGCTTGGCTCTCGACGGTGACGGGGATGGTGATTTCAGCGGACTGGATGGCCGGCTTGGGCAGGGGGGCCTCCACCGTGAGCATGCCGTCGGGGGACAGCGAGGACCGCACGGCCGTGGCTTCGACACCGGCGGGGAggctgtgaggggagaggggggtCAGGGCTGTGGCACCCACCACCCCACCCTGCAATGCCCCAAATTGCTGCCTCCCCCCACTTCCAGTTTGGGTGAGCAGCAACCCCAGTTTGGCCAGTGGGCACtggagggggtgggtgggtggggagaggTCCCCAAAGATATCGGGGGGCTGTCAGGATCCTGTCTCCCCTCCTTCCTGGTACTTACGTGTATTTTCGGGTGAAGCACCTGGAGATGAAGCCATGTTCATCCTGCTTCTCCTCATGTTtgcctggaaggaaaaaaaacccggGGGTTGGTTGGAAGGGGCCGGCTGGGTGGGCAGCACAGCTGGGGCAGTCG contains:
- the YWHAG gene encoding 14-3-3 protein gamma: MVDREQLVQKARLAEQAERYDDMAAAMKNVTELNEPLSNEERNLLSVAYKNVVGARRSSWRVISSIEQKTSADGNEKKIEMVRAYREKIEKELEAVCQDVLSLLDNYLIKNCSETQYESKVFYLKMKGDYYRYLAEVATGEKRATVVESSEKAYSEAHEISKEHMQPTHPIRLGLALNYSVFYYEIQNAPEQACHLAKTAFDDAIAELDTLNEDSYKDSTLIMQLLRDNLTLWTSDQQDDDGGEGNN